A part of Vigna radiata var. radiata cultivar VC1973A chromosome 11, Vradiata_ver6, whole genome shotgun sequence genomic DNA contains:
- the LOC106776435 gene encoding uncharacterized protein LOC106776435 gives MSAVVAGSSTSFSATFTTRRSPSSKNSHLTHSKTVAPPQCQKTSLRGLSLHEAKRGVSESFLGEKKNGSSISGRRLEIAAKTAGASKTIEVEVDKPLGLTLGQKSGGGVVITAVDGGGNAAKAGLKSGDQVLYTSSFFGDELWPADKLGFTKTAIQAKPDSVYFVVSRGGAEVDVKRLPKRPAPPRFGRKLTDAQKARATHICLDCGYIYTLQKPFDEQPDTYGCPQCQAPKKRFAKYDVNTGRAIGGGLPPIGVIVGLVAGLGAVGALLLYGLQ, from the exons ATGTCAGCGGTGGTTGCCGGTTCCTCCACTTCATTCTCAGCCACCTTCACCACCAGGAGGAGTCCCTCCTCAAAAAACTCTCACCTCACACACTCCAAGACAGTCGCTCCTCCTCAATGCCAG AAAACATCTTTACGAGGTCTCTCACTTCATGAAGCCAAAAGGGGTGTTTCAGAATCCTTCCTTGGTGAGAAAAAGAATGGTTCCTCCATCAGTGGGAGGAGACTTGAGATCGCAGCAAAAACTGCTGGGGCTTCAAAGACAATTGAGGTGGAGGTTGACAAGCCTCTAGGCCTCACCTTAGGCCAAAAGTCTGGTGGGGGTGTTGTCATCACT GCTGTTGATGGTGGTGGGAATGCAGCAAAAGCAGGGCTAAAGTCAGGGGACCAAGTTCTTTACACTAGCAGTTTCTTTGGAGATGAATTGTGGCCTGCAGATAAGCTTGGATTTACTAAAACCGCAATCCAAGCAAAGCCTGATTCTGTCTACTTTGTTGTCAGCAG agGTGGTGCCGAGGTAGATGTAAAAAGGCTCCCAAAGCGACCTGCTCCTCCTCGCTTTGGAAGAAAATTGACTGATGCTCAAAAG GCAAGAGCTACACACATTTGCCTTGATTGTGGATACATATACACCTTACAGAAACCTTTTGATGAGCAG CCGGACACATATGGATGTCCTCAGTGTCAAGCACCAAAGAAGAGGTTTGCTAAATATGATGTTAACACTGGGAGAGCTATTGGTGGAGGCTTGCCTCCTATTGGAGTTATTGTTGGACTTGTGGCTGGTTTAGGTGCTGTAGGAGCTTTGCTTCTTTATGGACTTCAGTAA
- the LOC106777060 gene encoding uncharacterized protein LOC106777060, with protein sequence MQIGMIVMMTQTLKTIVSSYHDFDKNSHLCPLPISPPRSRQWRQSRIGTLAIAIAALLISTTAWLSLVFFDATTCCFHSLKDRESRPHFFNWKKCVSHFHAKVTPPPALQFGTTKDHLHNGSSIAEQEGLSLEHIVFGIAGSSQLWKRRKEYVKLWWRPNDMRGHVWLDEQVLEEPGDDLLPPIMISEDISYFRYTNPVGHPSGLRISRIVKESFHLGLSDVRWFVLCDDDTIFNVNNLVDVLSKYNSSEMIYIGSPSESHSANSYFSHSMAFGGGGIAISQPLAKALSEMLDECIERYPKLYGSDDRLHACISELGIPLTWERGFHQWDIKGNAHGLLSSHPIAPFVSIHHVEAVNPFYPGLSSLDSLKLFTKAMKTNPKSFLQRSICYDHAQHLTFSVSLGYVVQVLPNIVSPRELERSERTYSAWNGNNEANEFDFDAREPYKSLCKGSTSFFLKDTRREGNASWGSYVRGSDKDDFKKRILCFPHFPPMRNVGEIQVAVQPLSKNWHLVPRRLCCRQSQAGKEILQISVGECGKGTFTSVY encoded by the exons ATGCAAATTGGAATGATTGTGATGATGACTCAAACATTGAAGACCATTGTATCATCTTATCATGACTTTGACAAGAATTCCCATTTATGTCCTTTGCCTATCAGTCCACCCAGAAGCCGTCAGTGGCGCCAAAGCCGCATTGGAACCTTGGCCATAGCCATTGCAGCGCTTCTCATATCTACTACTGCTTGGCTTTCCCTTGTGTTCTTTGATGCAACTACATGTTGCTTTCACAGTTTAAAGGATCGGGAAAGTAGACCCCACTTTTTCAATTGGAAGAAGTGTGTTTCTCATTTCCATGCAAAAGTTACACCCCCTCCTGCTCTCCAATTTGGAACCACGAAAGATCATCTTCATAATGGTAGCAGTATTGCTGAACAGGAAGGCTTGTCACTTGAACATATTGTTTTTGGCATAGCAGGATCATCTCAACTTTGGAAACGAAGGAAGGAATATGTCAAACTTTGGTGGCGTCCTAATGACATGCGTGGCCATGTGTGGTTAGATGAACAGGTGCTTGAAGAACCTGGAGATGATTTATTGCCTCCTATCATGATTTCTGAAGACATCTCATATTTCCGCTACACTAATCCCGTTGGTCACCCTTCTGGCCTTCGGATTTCTCGCATTGTCAAAGAGAGCTTTCACCTCGGTCTCTCTGATGTGCGCTGGTTTGTCCTCTGTGATGATGATACCATCTTCAATGTGAATAACCTAGTTGATGTTCTCAGCAAGTACAATTCTTCTGAAATGATTTATATAGGTAGCCCCTCGGAGAGCCATTCAGCAAATTCCTATTTCAGTCACTCAATGGCCTTTGGTGGTGGTGGGATTGCTATAAGTCAGCCACTTGCAAAGGCACTTTCTGAGATGCTTGACGAATGCATTGAGAGGTATCCAAAGCTTTATGGTAGTGATGATCGACTGCATGCCTGTATCTCTGAACTTGGCATTCCACTGACATGGGAGCGTGGTTTTCACCAG tGGGATATAAAAGGCAACGCTCATGGTCTTCTATCGTCTCACCCAATAGCACCATTTGTGTCAATTCATCATGTTGAAGCTGTAAATCCCTTTTATCCGGGCCTGAGCTCTTTAGACAGCCTGAAACTTTTTACAAAAGCCATGAAAACCAATCCCAAAAGCTTTTTGCAGCGTTCCATATGTTACGATCATGCACAACATCTGACATTTTCGGTGTCACTTGGTTATGTTGTTCAAGTGCTGCCTAACATTGTTTCTCCCCGTGAACTGGAGCGCTCGGAGAGAACTTACTCTGCTTGGAATGGTAATAATGAAGcgaatgaatttgattttgatgctaGGGAACCGTACAAATCTCTTTGTAAAGGTTCTACTTCTTTCTTCTTGAAAGATACTAGAAGAGAGGGTAATGCTTCTTGGGGTTCATATGTTCGGGGTAGCGATAAAGATGATTTCAAAAAGAGAATTTTATGCTTTCCTCACTTTCCTCCTATGCGCAATGTGGGAGAGATCCAGGTAGCTGTGCAACCTTTGAGCAAGAATTGGCATCTG GTTCCACGACGTCTCTGTTGCCGGCAAAGCCAAGCTGGCAAAGAAATACTCCAAATCTCAGTTGGAGAGTGTGGGAAGGGAACTTTTACTTCTGTCTACTGA
- the LOC106777207 gene encoding protein RDM16 isoform X2, which yields MQKELSEKLKKIPQLNKSSTQNSHGSSNMGSNSGSASAVMPKGSSSASFGHVANMSIFPSAASANSPASGSSAAGIANATLPNLEAVRRAQELAARMGFRQDPQFAPLINMFPGQMVTDIAILQKPTKAPVLRLDAQGREIDENGNVINVTKPTNLSTLKVNINKQKKEAFEILQPVLDVDPESNPYFDASMGINKTKILRPKRMNFQFVEEGKWSRDAETIKLKSKFGEAQAKEHKAKQAQLAKAKAAPDINPNLIEITERVVIKEKPKDQIPDIEWWDVPLVHSGNYGDIDTGTIGEDKLKIESITFLVHHPRPIEPPAEPTPPPPQPLKLTKQEQKKLRTQRRIAKEKDRQEMIRQGVIEPPKPKVKISNLMKVLGSEATQDPTRLEKEVRSAAAEREQAHIDRNIARKLTPAELREKKQRKLFDDPNTLETIVSLYRINDLSNPKARFRVDVNAQENRLSGRAVICDGISVVVVEGGSKSIKRYGKLMLRRINWSDFSKEKEENEDSDDEKPANKCVLVWQGSVAKPNFNRFTVHDCITEAAARKVFVDAGVPHYWDQAVNYVEDEAL from the exons ATGCAGAAAGAGTTGTCAGAAAAGCTGAAGAAAATTCCTCAG TTGAATAAGAGTTCTACCCAAAATTCACATGGAAGCTCAAACATGGGTTCAAACAGTGGATCTGCCTCTGCAGTCATGCCAAAAGGTTCCAGCTCAGCTTCTTTTGGCCATGTTGCAAATATGTCAATTTTCCCCTCTGCTGCTTCTGCTAATTCTCCAGCAAGTGGCAGTAGTGCTGCTGGTATTGCAAATGCAACTCTTCCCAATTTGGAAGCTGTCAGGCGGGCTCAGGAGCTTGCTGCTAGGATGGGATTCCGTCAAGATCCACAATTTGCTCCTCTGATAAATATGTTTCCTGGTCAGATGGTAACAGATATTGCCATTCTGCAAAAACCAACAAAGGCCCCTGTTCTTCGACTTGATGCTCAGGGGCGGGAAATAGATGAAAATGGAAATGTTATTAATGTGACCAAGCCCACCAACCTTAGCACATTAAAG GTCAACattaacaaacaaaagaaagaagcaTTTGAAATACTACAACCTGTATTGGATGTCGATCCCGAATCAAATCCTTATTTTGATGCAAGTATGGGTATCAACAAAACAAAGATCCTGCGACCCAAGAGGATGAATTTCCAATTTGTGGAGGAAGGAAAATGGTCAAGAGATGctgaaacaataaaattgaag AGTAAATTTGGAGAAGCTCAAGCGAAAGAGCACAAGGCCAAACAAGCACAGTTGGCAAAGGCAAAGGCTGCTCCTGATATAAATCCCAACTTAATAGAAATAACAGAGAGAGttgtaattaaagaaaaaccCAAGGACCAAATTCCAGACATCGAGTGGTG GGACGTGCCTCTTGTGCATTCTGGAAATTATGGAGACATTGATACTGGAACCATAGGCGAGGATAAGCTGAAAATAGAAAGCATCACTTTCCTTGTGCATCATCCTCGTCCTATTGAACCACCTGCTGAGCCCACTCCTCCACCACCTCAACCGCTCAAACTAACTAAGCAAGAGCAGAAGAAACTCCGGACACAAAGGCGAATAGCCAAGGAGAAAGATCGGCAAGAGATGATCAGACAGGGTGTCATAGAACCACCAAAACCAAAGGTCAAGATTAGCAATTTAATGAAAGTACTTGGCTCTGAAGCAACTCAAGATCCTACACGGCTAGAAAAGGAGGTACGCAGCGCAGCTGCCGAGCGTGAGCAGGCTCACATAGATCGGAATATTGCACGCAAGCTTACTCCAGCCGAGCTCCGGGAAAAGAAGCAGAGAAAGCTGTTTGATGACCCAAATACACTGGAGACAATTGTCTCTCTCTACAGAATAAATGACCTCTCAAATCCAAAGGCCCGTTTCAGAGTTGATGTTAACGCTCAAGAGAACCGTTTGAGTGGACGTGCTGTGATTTGCGATGGTAtcagtgttgttgttgttgaaggtGGAAGCAAGTCGATAAAGAGGTATGGGAAACTCATGCTTAGACGCATTAATTGGAGTGATttttcaaaagagaaagaagaaaatgaagattcaGATGATGAAAAGCCTGCCAATAAGTGTGTTCTGGTGTGGCAAGGAAGTGTTGCAAAACCCAACTTCAATAGGTTCACTGTTCATGACTGCATCACTGAAGCAGCTGCCCGAAAAGTTTTTGTGGATGCCGGTGTTCCCCATTATTGGGACCAAGCCGTCAACTACGTAGAAGATGAAGCCCTTTGA
- the LOC106777478 gene encoding aspartic proteinase CDR1-like, with the protein MANILCCFFVLYTFLCQTLTGAYNSGFSVQLIRHNSPNSPSYKSDELHMHRLGSFYQVPNKSYAPNGPFTRVTSNNGDYLMKLTLGTPPVDVYGLVDTGSDLVWAQCTPCQGCYKQKSPMFEPLRSKTYTPVPCNSEECNSLFGHSCSPQKLCAYSYSYADSSVTKGVLARETITFSSTDEESVVVGDIIFGCGHSNSGIFNENDMGIIGLGGGPLSLVSQIGSLYGSRRFSQCLVPFHADPQTSGTISFGDASDVSGEGVVTTPLVYEEGQSSYLVTLEGISVGDIFVPFNSSEMLAKGNIMIDSGTPATYLPQELYDRLVEELKVQSSLLPIDDDPDLDTQLCYRSETNLEGPPLIAHFEGADVPLMSIQTFIAPKDGVFCFAMASTTDGEYIFGNFAQSNILIGFDLDEKLVSFKPTDCANQ; encoded by the coding sequence ATGGCCAACATTCTCTGCTGCTTTTTTGTACTGTATACATTCTTATGTCAAACATTAACAGGAGCTTACAACTCCGGGTTCAGTGTTCAACTAATCCGCCACAACTCACCAAATTCTCCCTCCTACAAATCAGATGAACTTCATATGCATAGACTTGGCTCATTTTACCAAGTTCCCAACAAATCATATGCCCCAAATGGTCCCTTCACTAGAGTCACATCCAACAATGGTGACTATCTCATGAAGCTCACATTGGGAACACCACCAGTGGATGTATATGGTTTGGTTGATACAGGCAGCGATCTCGTGTGGGCACAATGTACACCTTGCCAAGGTTGCTATAAGCAAAAAAGTCCAATGTTTGAACCTCTAAGATCCAAAACATACACCCCTGTTCCATGCAATTCAGAAGAGTGTAATTCACTCTTTGGTCATTCGTGCTCTCCTCAAAAACTGTGTGCATATAGTTATTCTTATGCTGATTCTTCAGTAACAAAAGGGGTGCTTGCAAGGGAAACTATAACATTCAGTTCCACCGATGAAGAATCAGTTGTTGTTGGAGACATTATATTTGGATGTGGACACAGTAACTCCGGAATTTTCAATGAAAACGACATGGGGATCATTGGTCTTGGTGGGGGACCTTTGTCACTTGTTTCACAAATTGGTAGCCTTTATGGAAGTAGAAGGTTTTCTCAGTGCCTGGTTCCTTTTCATGCAGACCCTCAGACTTCAGGTACTATTAGTTTTGGTGATGCCAGTGATGTTTCTGGTGAAGGAGTAGTCACAACTCCTTTGGTATATGAGGAAGGTCAATCCTCTTATCTGGTCACACTAGAAGGCATAAGCGTTGGAGACATATTTGTGCCCTTTAATTCTTCAGAAATGCTTGCCAAGGGAAATATAATGATTGATTCAGGTACACCAGCAACATATTTACCACAAGAACTTTATGACCGTCTGGTGGAGGAATTGAAGGTGCAGAGTAGTCTGTTACCCATTGATGATGACCCAGACTTGGACACACAACTTTGCTATAGAAGTGAGACAAACTTAGAAGGACCACCCTTGATAGCTCATTTTGAAGGGGCAGATGTGCCATTGATGTCAATACAAACCTTCATCGCACCAAAGGATGGAGTATTTTGCTTTGCAATGGCTAGCACTACTGACGGAGAATATATATTTGGCAATTTTGCTCAATCAAACATTCTGATTGGATTTGATTTAGATGAAAAGTTAGTTTCTTTTAAGCCAACTGATTGTGCTAATCAGTAG
- the LOC106777206 gene encoding HVA22-like protein e, protein MGKLWTLISQLHSIAGPVVTLLYPLYASVVAIESQSKLDDEQWLAYWIIYSFLSLAEMVFQPVLEWIPIWYDVKLLTAAWLVLPQFEGASYLYERFVREHIRKYVTEREHLQYHPQQSKRSANDNKTKKKFVEFVTPKKQGDQEAY, encoded by the exons ATGGGAAAGTTGTGGACTTTGATCAGCCAGCTTCATTCTATTGCTGG gCCGGTCGTGACGTTGTTATACCCTTT GTATGCATCGGTGGTGGCAATAGAGAGCCAGTCCAAGTTGGATGACGAACAATGGCTGGCGTATTGGATCATATATTCGTTCCTGAGCCTTGCTGAAATGGTTTTTCAACCTGTGTTGGAGTG GATACCGATCTGGTACGATGTGAAGCTATTGACGGCTGCATGGCTGGTGTTGCCACAGTTCGAAGGAGCTTCGTACTTGTATGAAAGGTTCGTGAGAGAGCATATAAGGAAATACGTAACGGAGAGGGAACATCTGCAATACCACCCTCAACAAAGTAAAAGGTCAGCCAACGACAACAAGACAAAGAAGAAATTCGTGGAATTCGTCACGCCCAAGAAACAGGGGGATCAGGAAGCGTATTGA
- the LOC106777207 gene encoding protein RDM16 isoform X1, whose protein sequence is MDNRVKSEKRSKDRHLERDEKYHRVSKDHHNHHSDIKHKHDHKSRDKDRGRTYDRDGSKDRSRAYDREGSKDRDRTYDREGSRDRDRAHDSEGSKDRDKAYERESGKDRSKVKRDDGREDLVESRYSSHSHKRKEREHSEDRDCEDKKIRVSEDSKEGKRERRKFGDKVKKEEEEDGDNNIRGIHEGKVKEEDTEGVHGSASSKDTVSVQNGALGSLAVAPMSVLETSLAPPPPFPIKVSLNSTTNENKGVSITRSHEVTGKSSTDGSSSTAGKAGSLSIDALAKAKKALQMQKELSEKLKKIPQLNKSSTQNSHGSSNMGSNSGSASAVMPKGSSSASFGHVANMSIFPSAASANSPASGSSAAGIANATLPNLEAVRRAQELAARMGFRQDPQFAPLINMFPGQMVTDIAILQKPTKAPVLRLDAQGREIDENGNVINVTKPTNLSTLKVNINKQKKEAFEILQPVLDVDPESNPYFDASMGINKTKILRPKRMNFQFVEEGKWSRDAETIKLKSKFGEAQAKEHKAKQAQLAKAKAAPDINPNLIEITERVVIKEKPKDQIPDIEWWDVPLVHSGNYGDIDTGTIGEDKLKIESITFLVHHPRPIEPPAEPTPPPPQPLKLTKQEQKKLRTQRRIAKEKDRQEMIRQGVIEPPKPKVKISNLMKVLGSEATQDPTRLEKEVRSAAAEREQAHIDRNIARKLTPAELREKKQRKLFDDPNTLETIVSLYRINDLSNPKARFRVDVNAQENRLSGRAVICDGISVVVVEGGSKSIKRYGKLMLRRINWSDFSKEKEENEDSDDEKPANKCVLVWQGSVAKPNFNRFTVHDCITEAAARKVFVDAGVPHYWDQAVNYVEDEAL, encoded by the exons ATGGACAATAGAGTCAAATCTGAAAAGAGAAGCAAAGATCGACACCTGGAACGCGATGAAAAATACCATCGTGTTTCCAAAGACCACCACAATCATCATTCAGATATAAAACACAAGCATGACCACAAATCCAGGGATAAGGATAGGGGTAGAACTTATGACAGAGATGGAAGCAAGGACAGGAGTAGAGCTTATGATAGAGAAGGAAGCAAGGATAGAGATAGGACTTATGACAGAGAAGGAAGCAGGGATAGGGATAGAGCTCATGACAGTGAAGGAAGCAAGGATAGGGACAAGGCTTACGAAAGAGAGAGTGGCAAAGATAGGTCAAAGGTGAAGCGTGATGATGGTAGGGAAGATTTGGTGGAGTCACGATACTCCTCACATTCTCATAAGCGGAAAGAGAGGGAGCACAGCGAAGACAGAGACTGTGAGGATaagaaaattagggtttctgagGACAGCAAGGAAGGGAAGAGGGAACGGAGGAAATTTGGGGATAAAGTcaagaaggaggaagaagaagatggtgataaTAATATTAGAGGCATTCATGAGGGCAAGGTTAAGGAGGAAGACACTGAAGGTGTCCATGGCTCAGCTTCTTCCAAAGACACTGTATCTGTCCAAAAC GGTGCCTTGGGATCACTTGCTGTGGCGCCCATGAGTGTGCTTGAGACATCTTTAGCTCCTCCTCCACCATTTCCTATCAAGGTATCTTTGAATTCTACCACAAATGAAAATAAGGGCGTTAGTATTACCAGGTCTCATGAGGTTACTGGAAAATCTAGTACAGATGGGTCATCTTCAACTGCTGGAAAAGCTGGAAGCCTGTCGATTGATGCTTtagctaaggctaagaaagcTTTACAAATGCAGAAAGAGTTGTCAGAAAAGCTGAAGAAAATTCCTCAG TTGAATAAGAGTTCTACCCAAAATTCACATGGAAGCTCAAACATGGGTTCAAACAGTGGATCTGCCTCTGCAGTCATGCCAAAAGGTTCCAGCTCAGCTTCTTTTGGCCATGTTGCAAATATGTCAATTTTCCCCTCTGCTGCTTCTGCTAATTCTCCAGCAAGTGGCAGTAGTGCTGCTGGTATTGCAAATGCAACTCTTCCCAATTTGGAAGCTGTCAGGCGGGCTCAGGAGCTTGCTGCTAGGATGGGATTCCGTCAAGATCCACAATTTGCTCCTCTGATAAATATGTTTCCTGGTCAGATGGTAACAGATATTGCCATTCTGCAAAAACCAACAAAGGCCCCTGTTCTTCGACTTGATGCTCAGGGGCGGGAAATAGATGAAAATGGAAATGTTATTAATGTGACCAAGCCCACCAACCTTAGCACATTAAAG GTCAACattaacaaacaaaagaaagaagcaTTTGAAATACTACAACCTGTATTGGATGTCGATCCCGAATCAAATCCTTATTTTGATGCAAGTATGGGTATCAACAAAACAAAGATCCTGCGACCCAAGAGGATGAATTTCCAATTTGTGGAGGAAGGAAAATGGTCAAGAGATGctgaaacaataaaattgaag AGTAAATTTGGAGAAGCTCAAGCGAAAGAGCACAAGGCCAAACAAGCACAGTTGGCAAAGGCAAAGGCTGCTCCTGATATAAATCCCAACTTAATAGAAATAACAGAGAGAGttgtaattaaagaaaaaccCAAGGACCAAATTCCAGACATCGAGTGGTG GGACGTGCCTCTTGTGCATTCTGGAAATTATGGAGACATTGATACTGGAACCATAGGCGAGGATAAGCTGAAAATAGAAAGCATCACTTTCCTTGTGCATCATCCTCGTCCTATTGAACCACCTGCTGAGCCCACTCCTCCACCACCTCAACCGCTCAAACTAACTAAGCAAGAGCAGAAGAAACTCCGGACACAAAGGCGAATAGCCAAGGAGAAAGATCGGCAAGAGATGATCAGACAGGGTGTCATAGAACCACCAAAACCAAAGGTCAAGATTAGCAATTTAATGAAAGTACTTGGCTCTGAAGCAACTCAAGATCCTACACGGCTAGAAAAGGAGGTACGCAGCGCAGCTGCCGAGCGTGAGCAGGCTCACATAGATCGGAATATTGCACGCAAGCTTACTCCAGCCGAGCTCCGGGAAAAGAAGCAGAGAAAGCTGTTTGATGACCCAAATACACTGGAGACAATTGTCTCTCTCTACAGAATAAATGACCTCTCAAATCCAAAGGCCCGTTTCAGAGTTGATGTTAACGCTCAAGAGAACCGTTTGAGTGGACGTGCTGTGATTTGCGATGGTAtcagtgttgttgttgttgaaggtGGAAGCAAGTCGATAAAGAGGTATGGGAAACTCATGCTTAGACGCATTAATTGGAGTGATttttcaaaagagaaagaagaaaatgaagattcaGATGATGAAAAGCCTGCCAATAAGTGTGTTCTGGTGTGGCAAGGAAGTGTTGCAAAACCCAACTTCAATAGGTTCACTGTTCATGACTGCATCACTGAAGCAGCTGCCCGAAAAGTTTTTGTGGATGCCGGTGTTCCCCATTATTGGGACCAAGCCGTCAACTACGTAGAAGATGAAGCCCTTTGA